One Octopus sinensis linkage group LG11, ASM634580v1, whole genome shotgun sequence genomic window carries:
- the LOC115217132 gene encoding uncharacterized protein LOC115217132 isoform X1, with protein MVGVKRTPKSSKKIPKEAKEVTTKKRICKDTENEKNTECLFLKPEVNFNDSNDFKTPERKIGTGRSRLRNQIDYVRLNDPQKKDYSLIRKNAKQSISANTSVESVSVTPPESSRKRARKSSQTKNEDSHLQNVTPSPKPEKIHLSQPKSVKPPSKQLKESKNKVNSKSKTSDFGKKFLEEKSLCNTLTQQISKSRLPKSQNLFDLIQSSDNNASFSGTTICKSPCDPLEIVEKGNSSFISGEQSEISNSSGTYLRNRRKISYKFNIKESRKCVPTVTSSHVSSVSSSHVLSVTSSHATSVTSSHDLSVTSSCIPSVTSSYAPSVMSSHVPPVMSSHVPSVASSHIPSVTFSHIPNVSSSIVHFVTSSHVSTITSSHISPFTSSHVPTITSSHISPFTSSHVPIETASRVPLVTSSHVPIETASRVPLVTSSHVPIETASRVPLVTSSHVPTGTSSHVFTEVSSHIPNVTSSHISNGTSSHVFSVTPSHVPAEADSHFSTVTSPLVYAITSPIAPTETGFDHGQNKLKLDNDFTEVQMKVCPTCKDDFPVLLFEEHVLQCLKEQFQSSSHKPFDNKTKHSQISQDEILAHKLHEELNENALTTNDSPESDKILCCICKTDLTCLNSLHRTQHINTCIDQAENAKAPPDTLTQSVVICPMCGQQFKSFSLREMHFKSCGRDKFIAPGQHVIANVHGEPSRLTTNKRQPKNRKTSKSKKAPDDQLELALAMSNSLQEEQNKQEEQLSRCIQNIKKEVLKELKNQKNKQLPLLVTLSDEERQECNAGKVANIMNENFENVSLSKRHKHSSLVSTEPSNLWLKSSLTQADSSKLPFYVNSLMPPIEMDVLNVGSRLKHLSRNTESVINRNTTDSADKETDEQPVAPSQTALILAELANDDEPTNGSMHNPVEDESPNVQKETNEERSTGLLTSLSSDLCQLVNNSSFSDVQFMTADGTKVFGHKIILQIRCPNILNRVSTHLETPTVHLSEVSHDLLIVLLKYIYAGQLNIDETQANNLRMLSQELEMPELFQACEKISKTSVNHNQQSSDFYPSPLKTVDSMIDYLLESSDDDVDNRNICPENPSCDYKILDREEQPQNSQNDDQSTVTKDSAEFQNPTNSSPNVISPSSKVLEKSLNGYSGDNGSNLDYLSNVPVSSQLGSSAQLPEINCDNQPNEPQSNYNTDPLSTDKTDNNPCDVVMTLQKSPSDLTSSQNTPHPPEAEKGFVLNKNVLPSFTSTLPVSTNLTDNSNNNSDNKEQHQLNNAELIEDFSPIHFEDESFNNSPETKSNCDDIATPEKDNLHNNRENVLSLSDDLSNMSKELFSDEELETAENNKTSIQNSFHNQHEFTLSHQIVENIFPCHKENKPGISEPSFSSHEIVSLTKDSDQINNSPNVDNNVADNPVCRIIYTSRSLTSADGSNKELTVPLSLPTETNCNLGEKFGFLNSPAPVFPKTQEVKDINKNLNDDQPETFSQNQNRKRKQSSLSCSPLNRKKTKKDLETEGNSHLTLYKRSSPILDSDNSKLDTSKEVQFSPINSLNSSVNLCNESGSNEVYTVKSETSIITVFNDSYENTHQFKNESDLDISKEAYGDISEINNLQISPKQSNDAESNRESIGSASPEKNSSYENDREIYEESFFADDMNETTYGKAHFSVLNSFIQDNPDLYKKILEYEPVDFGVLKKRLGESNIKCSNKKLLEYLENQCITFILEKNKRSRKSCSPQKRKTVKENLNLEASSNLETVARVEESSEKCSLNSSFNISDELYNDEDRKTKQFDGDVTNEAETADLKKLSPNISNDFCSTKEHQVEPSEKPKKRFVFKKITAKSIICSSTGNKSVDVGNPDSLVKSFTGPSASDKKITNCENLQSNHNVTNDVWGQFSDDNFDDMVPFSPVPSHSNVNLNSSKDKLDLPPAAEQNLAPSSSHDCSYTSMMEDIKNLSCLGSELNCTLSDSFENIDLKGNPEAKFQTPANYREKEQSILSPFTPMPDYDKMTTPGLKKEMKKYGCKARPKKNMIKVLKDIFIRTHQYKSDSEHDTSRDTIKEISETNRFQVSSPEPKDPKTDKESAESISPINISSFENDGVVIYEENYIANEAEEVMSSQQANGEILFSKVNAFIQTNPDFYRKVLQYEPLDFDVLKKTLEESNIKCPANKLLEYLDNQCITFVLNKDKQTKRKPQRGTGRPRRGKKV; from the coding sequence atggtaggagtgaagagaacaCCTAAATCAAGTAAGAAAATCCCTAAAGAAGCAAAAGAAGTAACTACtaaaaaaagaatatgtaaagatacagaaaacgagaaaaatactgaatgtttgtttttaaaacctGAAGTGAATTTTAATGATTCCAATGATTTTAAAACTCCTGAGAGGAAAATTGGTACCGGCAGATCTAGACTCCGTAACCAAATTGATTATGTAAGACTTAACGATCCTCAGAAAAAGGACTATTCTTTAATTAGAAAAAACGCAAAACAGAGTATATCAGCAAACACTTCCGTCGAATCTGTGAGCGTAACTCCTCCAGAAAGTTCCAGGAAACGTGCAAGAAAATCTTCCCAGACCAAAAATGAAGATTCACATTTGCAAAATGTTACCCCATCTCCGAAACCTGAAAAAATTCATTTATCTCAGCCAAAATCTGTTAAACCTCCGAGTAAGCAACTTAAGGAGAGCAAAAACAAAGTAAATTCCAAATCAAAGACCTCAGATTTTGGTAAAAAGTTTCTTGAAGAAAAGTCTTTATGTAATACCCTGACTCAACAAATTTCCAAGTCTAGATTGCCAAAAAGTCAAAATTTGTTTGATTTGATTCAAAGTTCAGATAATAATGCTTCTTTTTCTGGCACCACAATCTGCAAAAGTCCTTGTGACCCCTTGGAAATTGTGGAAAAAGGAAACTCTTCTTTCATTTCAGGTGAGCAGTCTGAAATATCTAATAGCAGCGGAACTTACTTGCGAAATAGGAGAAAAATTAGTTATAAATTCAATATCAAAGAATCCAGAAAATGTGTTCCCACTGTTACATCTTCACATGTCTCCTCTGTTTCATCTTCACATGTCCTCTCTGTTACATCTTCACATGCCACCTCTGTTACATCTTCACATGACCTCTCTGTTACATCTTCCTGTATCCCTTCTGTTACATCTTCATATGCCCCCTCTGTTATGTCTTCACATGTCCCCCCTGTTATGTCTTCACATGTCCCCTCTGTTGCATCTTCACATATCCCTTCTGTTACATTTTCACATATCCCTAATGTTTCATCTTCAATTGTCCATTTTGTTACATCTTCACATGTCTCCACTATTACATCTTCACATATTTCCCCGTTTACATCTTCACATGTCCCCACTATTACATCTTCACATATTTCCCCGTTTACATCTTCACATGTCCCCATTGAAACAGCTTCACGTGTCCCTCTTGTTACATCTTCACATGTCCCCATTGAAACAGCTTCACGTGTCCCTCTTGTTACATCTTCACATGTCCCCATTGAAACAGCTTCACGTGTCCCTCTTGTTACATCTTCACATGTCCCCACCGGAACATCTTCACATGTCTTCACTGAAGTATCTTCACACATTCCTAATGTTACATCTTCACATATCTCCAATGGGACCTCTTCACATGTCTTTTCTGTTACACCTTCACATGTCCCCGCCGAAGCAGATTCACACTTTTCTACAGTTACATCTCCCCTTGTTTATGCTATTACATCTCCAATTGCTCCCACAGAAACAGGATTTGACCATGGacaaaataaactgaaattaGACAATGATTTTACTGAAGTACAAATGAAGGTGTGTCCTACATGCAAAGATGATTTTCCTGTTCTATTATTCGAAGAGCATGTACTACAATGTCTCAAGGAACAATTTCAGTCATCCAGCCACAAGCCATttgacaataaaacaaaacacagccAAATATCCCAAGATGAAATATTAGCCCATAAGTTGCATGAAGAACTGAACGAAAATGCCTTGACAACTAACGACTCTCCAGAATCTGACAAAATCCTGTGTTGTATATGTAAAACAGATTTGACCTGCTTGAATTCATTACACAGAACTCAGCATATCAACACATGTATTGACCAGGCAGAAAATGCAAAAGCTCCCCCTGACACTCTAACACAATCTGTAGTCATTTGTCCTATGTGTGGGCAGCAGTTTAAGTCTTTTTCTTTAAGAGAGATGCATTTCAAAAGCTGTGGAAGGGATAAATTTATTGCACCTGGACAGCACGTTATTGCAAATGTCCATGGTGAACCCAGCAGATTGACCACAAACAAAAGGCAGCCAAAGAATAGAAAAACATCCAAGTCTAAAAAAGCTCCTGATGATCAGCTTGAGCTAGCGCTAGCCATGTCTAATTCTCTTcaagaagaacaaaacaaacaggaagagcAATTAAGTCGGTGTAtccagaatataaaaaaagaagttttgaaagagttaaaaaatcagaaaaacaaacaacttccGTTGTTAGTTACGTTATCGGATGAAGAGCGCCAAGAATGCAATGCCGGAAAAGTTGCTAATATTATgaacgaaaattttgaaaatgtttccTTAAGTAAAAGGCATAAACATAGTTCTTTAGTTTCAACAGAACCTTCCAATCTATGGCTAAAATCTTCGCTAACTCAGGCAgattcttcaaaacttccattctatGTGAATTCATTGATGCCCCCCATTGAAATGGATGTTTTAAATGTAGGAAGTCGATTGAAACATTTATCTAGAAACACTGAAAGTGTTATTAATCGAAATACAACTGATTCTGCTGATAAAGAAACGGATGAGCAACCAGTAGCGCCAAGCCAAACTGCTCTTATCTTAGCTGAGCTGGCCAATGACGATGAACCTACAAATGGTTCTATGCACAATCCTGTCGAAGATGAGTCACCAAATGTTCAAAAAGAAACGAATGAAGAACGTTCAACAGGTTTACTTACATCTTTAAGTTCAGACCTTTGTCAGTTAGTCAACAACTCTAGTTTTAGTGATGTTCAGTTTATGACAGCTGACGGAACTAAAGTTTTTGGACATAAAATAATTCTCCAAATCAGATGCCCCAATATTTTAAACAGAGTCTCTACTCATCTTGAGACACCCACAGTTCATCTGAGCGAAGTATCTCATGATCTGTTAATAGTGCTTCTGAAGTATATTTATGCAGGGCAGTTAAATATAGATGAAACTCAAGCAAACAACTTAAGGATGCTCTCCCAGGAGCTTGAAATGCCTGAATTATTTCAAGCCTGTGAGAAAATATCAAAAACCAGTGTAAATCATAACCAACAAAGTTCAGATTTTTATCCATCTCCTTTAAAAACAGTTGATAGTATGATTGATTATTTGCTTGAAAGCTCAGATGACGATGTTGACAACAGAAATATTTGCCCAGAAAATCCAAGCTGTGATTATAAAATATTAGATAGAGAGGAACAACCTCAAAATTCTCAGAATGACGACCAGTCTACTGTAACAAAAGATTCTGCCGAATTTCAAAATCCCACAAATTCCTCTCCAAATGTTATCTCACCTTCTTCGAAAGTTTTGGAAAAATCATTAAATGGATATTCTGGTGATAATGGAAGCAATTTGGATTATTTGTCAAATGTGCCTGTTTCTTCTCAACTTGGATCATCTGCTCAGTTACCTGAAATAAACTGTGACAATCAGCCAAACGAACCACAATCTAATTACAATACTGATCCTTTATCCACTGATAAAACTGACAATAACCCTTGTGATGTTGTGATGACACTGCAAAAGTCTCCATCCGACTTAACATCCTCACAGAACACACCTCATCCACCAGAGGCTGAAAAAGGTTTCGTGCTAAATAAAAATGTGCTTCCATCATTCACATCCACTTTGCCTGTTTCTACTAATTTAActgataacagcaataataactctGATAATAAAGAGCAACACCAATTAAATAATGCTGAATTAATTGAAGATTTTTCTCCAATTCATTTTGAGGACGAATCTTTTAACAATTCTCCTGAGACAAAATCTAATTGTGATGATATTGCAACACCCGAAAAGGACAACCTTCACAACAACAGGGAAAATGTATTAAGTTTAAGTGATGATCTGTCAAACATGTCCAAAGAATTATTTAGTGACGAAGAGCTAGAAACTGCAGAAAACAACAAGACCAGTATCCAGAATAGTTTTCATAACCAACATGAATTCACATTGTCTCATCAAATAgtggaaaatatatttccttgcCATAAAGAAAATAAACCAGGCATTTCAGAACCTAGCTTTTCTAGTCATGAAATTGTCTCCTTAACTAAAGACAGCGACCAAATAAATAATAGTCCAAATGTAGATAATAACGTTGCAGATAATCCAGTTTGTAGGATTATTTATACATCTCGGTCTTTGACGTCTGCTGATGGATCAAACAAAGAACTGACTGTTCCTCTGTCTCTTCCTACAGAGACTAATTGTAATTTAGGAGAAAAATTTGGTTTTCTAAATTCTCCTGCTCCAGTTTTTCCAAAAACACAAGAAGTCAAGGACATAAATAAAAACCTGAATGATGATCAACCAGAGACTTTTTCTCAAAaccaaaatagaaaaagaaaacaaagttctCTGTCCTGTTCACCTTTAAACAGGAAGAAAACTAAGAAGGATCTTGAAACGGAAGGGAACAGTCATTTAACTTTATATAAGAGAAGTTCTCCAATTTTAGACTCAGACAATTCAAAGTTAGATACAAGCAAAGAGGTGCAGTTTTCACCAATCAATTCATTAAATTCGTCTGTTAATTTATGTAACGAGAGTGGCAGCAATGAAGTATACACAGTAAAATCTGAAACGAGTATTATTACAGTTTTTAATGACAGCTATGAAAATACGCATCAGTTTAAAAATGAGAGTGATCTTGATATAAGTAAGGAGGCATATGGGGACATTTCTGAGATAAATAATCTGCAAATAAGCCCTAAACAATCTAATGACGCTGAGTCAAATAGGGAATCCATTGGAAGTGCGTCTCCTGAAAAGAATTCGAGTTATGAAAATGATagagaaatatatgaagaaagtTTCTTTGCTGATGATATGAATGAAACAACTTATGGGAAAGCCCATTTTAGTGTATTAAATAGTTTTATCCAGGATAATCCTGACTTGTATAAAAAAATACTTGAGTATGAGCCAGTCGATTTTGGTGTTTTGAAGAAAAGACTTGGAGAATCTAATATAAAATGCTCAAATAAAAAACTGCTTGAATATCTTGAGAATCAGTGTATAACATTTATTTTGGAGAAAAATAAACGAAGTAGAAAGTCTTGCTCACCgcagaaaagaaaaactgttaaGGAAAACCTTAACCTAGAGGCAAGTAGTAATTTAGAAACAGTGGCAAGGGTGGAGGAATCATCAGAGAAATGTTCATTAAATTCATCTTTTAATATTTCCGATGAGTTGTATAATGATGAAGACAGGAAAACTAAACAGTTTGATGGTGATGTTACCAATGAAGCTGAAACGGCAGATTTAAAGAAACTTTCCCCAAACATCTCGAATGATTTCTGTTCCACCAAAGAACACCAAGTGGAACCATCTGAAAAACCAAAGAAGAGATTTGTATTCAAAAAGATTACGGCAAAATCCATAATTTGCAGTTCAACAGGAAACAAAAGTGTGGATGTTGGAAATCCTGACTCCCTTGTGAAATCGTTTACTGGACCATCAGCTTctgataaaaaaattacaaactgtGAAAACCTTCAGTCAAATCATAATGTCACCAATGACGTCTGGGGACAATTTTCTGATGATAATTTTGATGATATGGTACCATTCTCCCCAGTACCTTCACATTCCAATGTTAATTTGAACTCCAGTAAAGATAAACTAGATTTACCTCCTGCAGCTGAACAAAACCTTGCTCCCTCTTCATCACATGATTGTTCTTACACAAGTATGATGGAAGATATAAAAAACTTGTCATGTCTGGGATCGGAATTAAATTGTACTTTATCtgattcatttgaaaatattgatCTGAAGGGTAATCCTGAAGCAAAATTTCAAACCCCAGCAAACTATCGTGAAAAAGAGCAAAGTATTCTTTCGCCCTTTACCCCAATGCCGGATTACGATAAAATGACCACACCAGGCCTGAAAAAAGAGATGAAGAAATACGGTTGCAAAGCAAGACCTAAGAAGAATATGATAAAGGTTCTTAAAGACATCTTTATCAGAACTCATCAGTATAAAAGCGATAGTGAACACGACACGAGTAGGGATACAATTAAGGAAATCTCTGAGACGAACAGATTCCAAGTAAGCTCCCCAGAACCCAAGGATCCTAAGACTGATAAAGAATCAGCTGAGAGTATATCTCCTATAAATATTTCAAGTTTTGAAAATGATGGAGTggttatatatgaagaaaattatattgcTAATGAGGCAGAAGAAGTAATGAGCAGTCAGCAGGCGAATGGAGAAATACTTTTTAGTAAAGTAAATGCTTTTATCCAAACTAATCCTGACTTCTATAGAAAAGTACTTCAGTACGAACCTCTTGATTTTGATGTTTTGAAGAAGACTCTTGAAGAGTCCAATATAAAATGCCCTGCTAATAAACTGCTGGAATATCTAGATAACCAGTGTATAACATTTGTTCTGAATAAAGATAAACAAACTAAGAGAAAACCACAAAGGGGGACTGGCAGACCGAGGAGAGGAAAGAAAGTTTGA